Proteins from a single region of Psilocybe cubensis strain MGC-MH-2018 chromosome 3, whole genome shotgun sequence:
- a CDS encoding Laccase: MILKTLKERYMTTFPKADSTLINGKGRYPKGKPAALSVVNVEYGKRYRLRLISITCDGSYTIFIDKHPFTVIEADGQSVVPVRAIDALTIFAGQRYSVVIVANQPIGNYWIRAQRGVVQGNVDPFEGGLNSAILRYKGAEEVEPVPIPYIPPNRVLRETELHALIDPEAPGKPEQDGGDVNLHFSITYDEKTKMFLTNGKYFQPPKVPVLLQLLSGTPPEELLPEGSIFTLPRNKTISISMLPGEFDTPHPFHLHGHTFSVVRSANTTDDPAPKYNYRDPVRRDTVNLGKVDSGSNVTIRFRTDNPGPWIFHCHVDWHLERGMAIVFAEAPEEARKEIHPPEEWHYLCPVFDNLPESLTSISTVAIPPPTATTIEPTPFINLL; the protein is encoded by the exons ATGATCCTCAAGACCCTCAAAGAACGCTATATGACG ACTTTCCCGAAGGCAGATTCGACATTAATTAACGGGAAAGGGCGATATCCCAAAGGCAAACCAGCAGCTCTTTCAGTCGTCAATGTCGAGTATGGAAAACGCTATCGCTTGCGTCTTATATCCATCACATGTGATGGCTCCTATACCATTTTCATAGACAAGCATCCCTTTACTGTGATTGAAGCTGACGGTCAAAGTGTCGTCCCTGTCAGAGCTATCGACGCTTTGACGATCTTTGCAG GGCAGCGCTATTCTGTGGTCATTGTCGCTAACCAACCGATCGGTAATTACTGGATAAGAGCGCAGCGCGGCGTCGTTCAAGGCAACGTTGATCCTTTTGAGGGAGGACTTAACTCTGCTATCTTGCGCTACAAGGGCGCTGAGGAGGTCGAACCTGTACCGATTCCATATATTCCACCCAACCGTGTTCTCCGTGAGACGGAGCTACACGCTCTAATTGATCCTGAAGCTCCTGGAAAACCAGAACAAGATGGTGGGGACGTAAACCTTCACTTCTCCATTACCTACGAcgagaagacgaagatgttCCTTACCAATGGTAAATATTTCCAGCCTCCAAAGGTACCTGTGTTACTCCAGCTTTTGTCTGGAACACCTCCGGAAGAGCTCCTCCCGGAAGGATCGATTTTTACCCTTCCTCGGAACAAAACCATATCCATCTCAATGCTTCCTGGAGAATTTGATACGCCG CATCCATTCCATTTACATGGG CATACCTTCAGTGTTGTACGAAGTGCCAACACGACGGATGATCCTGCTCCTAAATACAACTATCGCGATCCCGTACGTAGGGATACCGTCAATCTTGGCAAGGTAGATTCAGGAAGCAATGTTACCATTCGCTTCAGAACCGATAACCCTGGACCTTGGATCTTTCACTG TCATGTTGATTGGCATCTTGAGAG AGGCATGGCGATCGTATTTGCCGAGGCTCCTGAAGAAGCGCGCAAGGAGATACACCCACCTG AGGAATGGCATTATCTTTGCCCAGTCTTTGATAATCTTCCTGAATCCTTGACGTCGATATCTACAGTAGCTATCCCACCTCCTACGGCAACAACCATCGAGCCAACTCCCTTCATAAACCTCCTTTAA
- a CDS encoding Adenylosuccinate synthetase 1, translating into MSVSVVLGSQWGDEGKGKLVDILAADIDVCARCAGGNNAGHTIVVPVNGVKKTFAFHLLPSGLVNPACTGLIGSGVVVHVPSFFKELDDLESQGLNCTGRLFISDRAHLVFDFHQIVDGLKEVELGGSSIGTTRKGIGPAYSGKASRSGLRVHHLFDEETFAKKFRTLVEGRFKRYGHFEYDTEGEIARYRELAARLRPYVVDSVVYLHNAITAGKRVLVEGANALMLDLDYGTYPFVTSSSTAIGGVCTGLGIPPKMIGHTIGVVKAYTTRVGGGPFPTEQLNDVGVHLQEVGREYGTTTGRRRRCGWLDLVVLKHSHLINGYDSFNLTKLDVLDKLPEIKVAVKYLVDGKELAGFPADLELLAKVEVEYVTLPGWETSIEEITTFDALPENCKKYIKFIEDFMKVPVKWIGVGPGRESMVTKP; encoded by the exons ATGAGCG TGTCTGTTGTGTTGGGTTCTCAGTGGGGAGATGAAGGGAAGGGGAAACTGGTTGATATTCTTGCTGCGGACATCGACGTCTGCGCACGATGTGCAGGTGGAAATAATGCTGGCCACACCATTGTCGTCCCTGTTAACGGAGTGAAGAAGACCTTTGCTTTTCATCTGTTGCCGAGTG GGCTTGTAAATCCTGCTTGCACTGGACTGATTGGATCTGGTGTCGTCGTCCATGTCCCTTCGTTCTTCAAAGAGCTTGACGATCTTGAAAGCCAAG GCCTTAATTGCACTGGCCGCCTTTTTATCTCTGACCGTGCACACCTCGTATTCGATTTCCACCAAATCGTTGATGGACTGAAAGAGGTGGAACTAGGAGGCTCCAG CATCGGAACCACTAGGAAGGGTATCGGCCCGGCCTACTCAGGCAAAGCCTCCCGCTCCGGCCTGCGCGTGCATCATCTTTTCGATGAAGAGACCTTCGCAAAGAAATTCCGCACCCTCGTCGAGGGCCGGTTCAAGCGATACGGACATTTCGAGTACGACACCGAAGGCGAGATCGCGCGATACCGCGAGCTCGCCGCCCGTCTGCGCCCGTATGTCGTCGACAGCGTAGTATATCTGCACAACGCGATCACGGCGGGCAAGAGGGTGCTCGTAGAGGGTGCAAATGCACTGATGCTCGACTTGGATTATGGCACGTATCCCTTTGTCACATCCTCGTCGACGGCAATCGGTGGTGTGTGCACTGGTCTGGGTATCCCTCCTAAGATGATCGGGCACACAATCGGTGTTGTCAAAGCGTACACTACCCGTGTTGGTGGAGGACCTTTCCCAACTGAGCAGCTTAAC GATGTCGGTGTGCACCTTCAAGAAGTTGGGCGCGAATATGGCACGACCACTGGCCGCCGGAGGCGTTGCGGGTGGCTGGATCTTGTTGTGCTGAAGCATTCGCACTTGATCAATGGCTATGACAGCTTCAACCTTACCAAGTTGGACGTCCTCGACAAGCTTCCGGAGATCAAGGTCGCCGTCAAGTATCTCGTGGACGGGAAAGAGTTGGCCGGGTTCCCTGCCGACCTCGAGCTCCTCGCGAAGGTGGAAGTCGAATATGTCACGCTCCCTGGCTGGGAGACCTCCATTGAAGAGATCACCACCTTTGACGCCCTCCCCGAAAATTGCAAGAAGTAtatcaaattcattgaagaCTTCATGAAAGTTCCTGTCAAGTGGATCGGTGTCGGTCCTGGAAGAGAGAGCATGGTGACCAAACCGTAA